CATGCAGAAGAGAAAACCGGCGAGCGAACAGACCATGTTGTAAATTACCCGCCGTTTCCCCCGCAAAAGGTGCGTCATTACCAAGACCCGGATATGCCCACGTTCGCGCAATGTATAGGCAAGACCCATGAAGGTAAGCATCGACATCAGATATCCAGAATACTCGTCTGAAATATAGATGGTTTTGCCGAGAACGGACCTCGTGACGATTTCCGCAACCACTATGATTAGAGCAATGGCGACCAACAGGCCGGAAATTCCGCCGCTGAAGCCGGAAACCCGATCAATGGCGGTGATAATTTTTTTCATCGATAATTCTTTCTTTACCTCTCGGCACCGGAGTAATAATCCGGCGTCTGTTTGTATGAAAATCCCCCCATCCCCCCTTTGCCAAAGGGGGGCAAGGGGGGATTTTCATGCTTCGTTGTGCCCCACGGGCATGGGGGTTTATAGGGCAGTTCTAATTATGAAAGACAAGACCGGCAGCGCGTTGACAATTTTCCAAGTTTGCCGATATTGTCTATACGAAAATTGATTAGTTAACAGGCTGTCTTATCGTTTTACCCTCTTCATGAACTCGTCGTAAATCTTTTTGCCATCCGCCGGTGCGCCTTTGAGCCAATCGGCGCGGATGCCTTCGGTAATTTTTTCCAGCTCGCCCACCATTTTGGTGGAGGGCTTCACCGTTTCAATGCCGTTTTTGTTGCTGATGGCTTCCTGCTCCTTGTCCCAGGTCTTGACGTTTGCCCACATTGTGCCTTCCAGCTCGCGTCCGATCTTCACGAGCAAGTCCTGCTGGGCCTTGGGAAGCTTGTTGAACGCCTTCAGATTGACGGTAACCATGTCGGTCGCGATGGTGATGTTCAGGGGTTCAAAGTACTTAAGCACTTCCCAGAACTTGCCGTCAACGGCGGTCGGCGTCGAGGTCATGACGGAATCGATGAGGCCGGTTTGCAGAGAAGTATATACCTCGCTGAACGGAAGCGCGAACGGGGTTGCGCCGACTGCCTCCATCACCAGGGCGCCGTTCTTGTCGTAGGTTCTTGTCTTCAACCCTTTGAGTTCCTGAAGGGTGGTAATCTTTTTCTTGGTCCAGAGACCGGCGCCTGGCCAAGGGGCGACGTAGAGGATTTTCTGCCCCCATTTCTTGGCGCTTTTGTCAAAGTAAGGACGGGAGATGTCGAGCAGAAGCCGCAGTTCGTCGAAATTCCGTACGAGGAACGGGAGGGTGACGATCTGGAAGGACTTCTCGTCTCCCGCCACGCCGCTGATGAGCATGTCGGAGACGGGAACAAGCCCGTCGCGCACGGCCTTCAGCAGATCCGGGCCCTTGTAGCCCAAGGCGCCGCCGGTGCTGACCACCACTTCCAGGTCGCCGTTTGTCGCCGTTTTCACTTTTTCAGCGAAATCCGTGAGGCCGACGCTGTGGAGATTTTTGGGAGGCCATACCGAATTGGCGTTCCAAACCGTTTTGGCGAGGGCGGGAGTAACAGTCATCCCCAAGATAAAGGCACATACCAACAAGACGCGAACAACTTTTTTCATACAATTTTCCCCTTTCTTTTATGGTTTTACAAGGTTGTTATTGACAGCTCCAAGTAATTTTGAAGACTGATCTAAACTTGATTCATAACATTTATGCCGGCAATCGCCGCAAAACGGCAAAACCCCAATGGCTGTTTCACCGACTGGTTCCCGGTGCAACGTGCCTGGTTTTGATAACCACCCGGACCACTGGAGGTTTGCCGCTCACAAAACGGATATCCTTGGGGTAGCGAAGCGAGGGGGTGAAAGCTCGCTGGACATCCAGTTGCGACAAATCAACCGGATCGGTGATGATTCGGACCCGTTTGCCGCTGAGAGTTTTAGGAATTAGCACCCGCGCCTCCCTTGGCGTCACCGTAATCGACTCTACCTCAATGCCGGCAGGAGGCTTGTTATCGGTAATGGCCTCGATTGGCACGCTCACCGGTAGGAGACGAGAGGTTGACACGATGACCCTCTCCGGGCTTATGCTGGTCACACTAAGATTCGGCGCATTTTTTACCATTTTTCCCGTCAGTAATATTTCCTGCTTTCCCGGACGGATTTTTTCAAGATCAAGCGATATTTTCAGGTCGGCAGGATTAAGCAGCTGCAGTGCCTGGGCGTGTCCCATCAGCATTACATTGGCTTCCGCAATTTTTGGCTCTTCTATAACCAGCTCCATGGGCGCGTTGAGGTACTCGATCGGCACTGCGAATTCCCGCCGGATTATCTCCCGCTGATAGCCGAAAACAACCCACAAGATGCAGGCCAGAACGATGGCGAGAACCTTCTCGCGCGTATTCTCCTTGAGCCATCGGAGGAAAGGTTTCTGACGGGAAAGGGCGCCGTTTTTCTCGAAAAAAGCTTCCAACTCAACTCGCAGGGCAGACGCATTGGCAATTTTTCTAATTTTTTCTCCGCTGGCGAGGGAAATATCGCCGCTTTCTTCGGAGACCACGATGCAGATGGCATCCGATCTTTCCGAGAGTCCCAGCGCTGCGGTATGCCTGAGACCAAGGTTGCCTTGAGTGGAGGCATTGGCGGAAAGAGGAAGGTGGCATCCGAAACGCATGACCCGATTGCCTTCGACAAGGACGGCGCCGTCATGACCCGAGGAATGGGGATCGAAGACGCTGTCGAGCAGAGCCTTGCTGATGACTCCCGCTAGTTCGTTACCACCGGTAAGGTGACGGTCCAGAGGATCCTTCCCCTGAATAACGATCAAGGCGCCTATTTTCTTGCGTGCAAAATCGGCCGCTGTTTCCGCCAGGATATCGGTGCTTTCGTTGAAGGAGGCGGCCGGCGAGAACATCTTGCGGAAGTGTCCGAGCATGGCGAGCCGCTCAAAAAATCGGCGCAGATCCTCCTGAAAAATAACGACAAGAACGAAAAGCAGGATTGCAAAGAAGGACTGGAGAAAGACGGTGGTCAGATAGAGTTCGAAGAAACGGGCGATGATATAAATAGCGCCTAAAAGCGTGATTCCAAAAAAAACAAAACGCGACGCCCGATCCTTGAACCAGATGAGGATTGCCGAGATCATGAACGAGATGATCGCGATATCAAGTATATCCAATAAACGGATCATTTTTATAATCTTCAGGGCATATTCGAGCATGGCGAATCCCGTTTGGGTTCCCTTCATGTGAAAGAGGGTAATTTCCCGGGTAAGGCAGTTCCTTCCCATTTTTTTCTTAAGGACATATAACCAAAAGCCCTTATAAGTGTCAAGAAATTATCCGTTGCGGGGAAGAATACCTGTTTCACGAAGCTATTTGTCCTACGATAACGCCTCTGGATTTACGCGTACATGTTTTTATTGTATTTTTTATGCGGTCTCGGATATATTCAGCGGCGAGGGCGAAAGGTCGCCGCTGCTATAAGTGGGAGAGGCTATGCTCGATCAGGTGCAGGAAAAAATTCTGGACAGCGTCGCGAAGATGATCGTGAACGCGAAACGTGTCGTCTGCTTTACCGGAGCGGGAGTCAGCACGGAATCGGGGATTCCTGATTTCCGCAGCCCAGGCGGCATCTGGACGAAGTTTGATCCGGATGATTTTACGATCGACAAGTTTATGAAAAGCCCGCAAACCAGGCAAAAGCAATGGGAGCTGCTGCTGTCGGGCGGTTTGTTGACGGATGCTTCGCCCAACAGGGCGCATCGGGCCATTGCCGAACTGGAGAAGAGCGGCAAACTGGCCTGTATCATAACCCAGAATATTGATGGTCTCCACCAGAAGGCGGGTAACGACCCTGCCCGGGTTTTTGAACTCCACGGAAATGCCCGTACGGCGCTTTGTGTTGACTGTCGCACCCGCTATCCCATCGAAGAAATTCTCTCTATGAATCCTGATAGAAAAGAAGCGCCCGTCTGTAAACAATGTGGCGGCATTTTGAAGCCGGACGTCATTTTTTTCGGAGAGGCGCTGCCCGAAGAAGCGTTGCGCCAGGCGGCATTTCACGCCGGCTGCTGTGATCTTTTCATCGTTGTCGGTTCTTCCCTTGTCGTTTATCCCGCCGCCTCCCTGCCCCAGCATGCAAAAGCGGGAGGGGCAAAAATGGTCATCATTAATTTTACTCCCACCCCGCTGGACGAACTGGCCGATCTGGTGATCCATTGCGCGGCTGGAGAAGCGCTGGAGAGGATTATTGCCGCAAGCGGGCTGTCTTCATTCGCAAACCATCAATTATAATGGGTTAAGTATGTGCCTTTTACTTTTTGCCTGGAGGGTTCACGCCGATTATCCGCTGGTGCTTGCCGCCAACCGCGATGAGTTCTACGAGAGACCCTCCGCTCCGGTCGATTTCTGGGACGACGAGCCGGAGATTCTTGCCGGGCGCGATCTGAAAGAAGGGGGAACCTGGCTCGGGATTACGCGAACCGGCAGGATTGCCGCCTTGACGAATTACCGCGATCCCGCCTCGTTGAAGGCAAGCGCCCCTTCGCGCGGAGGGCTGGTGAGCGGGTATCTTCGCGGCGATAAAAATGCAACGAGCTATCTTGAGGGGCTTGCACTGGATGCCGGTAAATACAACGCTTTCAATCTGCTGCTCGGGGATTGTTCCAGTCTTTATTATTTTTCGAACCGAGGTTCGCAGAAGTGGTTGGAACCGGGAATCTACGGCATAAGCAATAGTCTGATAGATGTTCCCTGGCCGAAGGTTCTGCTGGGAAAAAGGAAACTCGCAAAGCTGCTCGCCGGCAAGAGGAAGCCGACGTCAGAGTGGCTCTTCGAGCTTTTATCCGACCACAGCCGGCCGCCCGATGACCAGCTTCCCGAAACGGGGGTCGGGGTGGAATGGGAGAGGGTTCTCTCTTCCCTTTTCATTCAGAGCCCCTCCTATGGGACGCGCTCATCGACGGTTTTGCTGGTCGATAATAACGGGAGAATAACATTTACCGAGCGGGTGTTTAACGAACACGGCGCCCCGTGGATGACGACGAAAACGGCGTTCAGTTCCGTATAACGACTGCAAGGCAGCAGAAGGGCCATGTTTGACGGGAAACCTGTACTACCACGGATCGACAAAATCGTGGCCTGTCCCTCTGGCGCCTCCGGCGGGAACGGACTTCAACCCCTGTATAATCCACTTTCGCGTATCCGCCGGATCAATGACCGCATCGATTTCAAGGTAAGAGGCCATGTTGATGGCTTTACCCCTTTCAACCAACTGGGCCACCAGTTTATCGTAGAGGGCTTCACGCTCCTGAAGGTTCTCAATGGCCTCAAGCTCTTTCTTGAAACCGGCTTTCACCGCCCCTTCCAGCCCCATGGCGCCGAATTCTCCGGTCGGCCAGGAAGCGGTGAAGAAGGATTCATGGAAGCCGCCCTTGGCCATGGCCATCGCGCCGAGGCCGTATCCCCTGCGTAAAACCACGGTAAAATAAGGCACCGTGACATGGGCGCCGGTCACAAACATGCGACAGGCATGGCGAACCTGGGCGCGCTTCTCGATCTCCGGTCCCACCATGAATCCCGGTGTATCGCACAGGGAGAGGATCGGGAGACCATGAGCATTGCATAGCTGCATGAATCGGGCGGCCTTATCCGCGCCTTCCGCTTCAATCGCTCCGGCCATGTGCATGCAGTTATTGGCCATGAGGCCGAAAGGCCTCCCTTCGATGCGGATCAATCCCGTAATCATCTCTGGGCCGAATTGGGGCCGCAACTCGAGAAAGGAGCCCTTGTCGGCCAGCGCTTCGATTACGGTCCGCACGTTATAAATGCGCCGCCGGCTTTCCGGAATCAAACCGCGCAGAATACGCTGGTCGGCGGCCTCCCATGGCGAAGTCGCTCCCTGAAAATAGGAAAGGTATTTTCTGGCCACAGCCACCGCCTCCGGATCAACGGCCACGGCGATGTCCACCACGCCATTATGGATTTGCACATCCAGCGGGCCGATTTCCTCCGGTTTAAAAACACCGAGTCCGCCCCCTTCAATCATCACCGGACCACCCATGCCGATGTTGGAATTTTGGGTAGCAATAATCACATCACAGCAGCCAAGCAAGACGGCGTTGCCCGCAAAGCAGGGCCCCGATACGATGCCTACCAGCGGGACCCTGCCGCTCAGGTTTGCGAACGAGCCGAAGGTGGACAAATCAAGACCCGCCACCATTACCCCGGCAGCGTCGATATCGCCCGGCCTTCCGCCGCCGCCTTCCGCGAAGAGAACAACGGGCAGGCGCTGCTCGTGCGCCAATTTCAGCATGCGGTCCATCTTTTTGTGATTGAAATAACCCTGGGTGCCGGCCAGAACCGTATAATCGTAGGCCATGATCATGCAGCGGGACTTGTCGTCTCCAAACAAAGAGCCATTCACCGATCCGATCCCCGCGATCAAGCCATCGGCCGGGGTCCTGCTGACGAGATCGTCCGCGGATCGGCGCCCTCGCTGCGCGGCGACTGCCAAAGCGCCGTATTCAATAAAACCGTCGTTATCACAGAGGTCTGTGACGTTGGCGCGAGCCGTGCGCCGTTTTTTTTGCTGCTGCCGCGCCACCGCTTCGGGACGTCGTTCATCAAGGCCGAGTGCATGCCTCTCGATGACCTCCGCCAGTTCGGGACGTATCGAATCCTTATGGGTTTCCTTATCAACCGCCATCGTGCGCTTTCCTTTCCCGCTTCGGATGATGGGTAAAGTAAAGGAGATTTGTCAACATTTCATCAAATCTCGTATGCTTGACTCGTGGTGAAAGGCTTTTTCGGCCATTACAGTTTTTTTCTTGCTGCCGAATCGCTGATTGCGGAGAGCAAGGCAGTTGCTGCCCGTAATCCTATTTTCCAATGCAGAATTTGGAAAATATTCTGTTCAGGATATCTTCGTTTGAGGTTTTTCCGACTATTTCTCCGATGAAGTCCAGTGCTTCCCGGATTTCCAGGGCGACGATTTCCGCGGGCATGCCGTTGACAAGGCCAGAAGCGGCTCTGCTAAGGCATTCTTTCGCATTCTCCAGAGAGGTTTTTTGGTGCGAGTGGGCAATAGTCGCAGACGGAGCTTCCCCGGCCTCCGTGTTGACCGCGAGTTTACGGATGGCGGCGGTGAGAATATCGATTCCTTCGCCATACTTTGCCGAAATTCTCAGAGCCGGTGACAACCCTTCTGGTAAAAGGCCTGTCAGTGATTTTTCGTCCGCCCGGGGGGGCAGATCGGATTTGTTGAAAACCAGCAGAACCTTTTTTCCGGATATCTTTTTTAACAGCTCCCGGTCGTCGGTCGTTATCTCCCTGCTTGCGTCAAGCAGAAAGATAATGGCATCGGCGCTATCAGCTTTTTCCCAGAGAAAGGCGATGCCCTCCTTTTCAATGTCATCCTGGGGGACGCGCAGCCCGGCGGTGTCGGTCAAACGCACGGGAATTCCCTCCATATCCGCAGTTTCTTCGATAAAATCCCGTGTCGTTCCCGGGGTGGATGAGACGATGGCCCTTTTTCCTCCAAGGAGTCTGTTCAGCAGACTCGATTTACCGACATTGGGAGCTCCCGCAATCACGACGCCGAACCCCAACCGCTCTATTTTCCCCCGTTTGTAGGTAGCGACGAGAGACGTTATCTTATCGATGACGCGATTTATTTTCAAAATATGATCGTCCGCTGTTTCCCCCATTCCCTCCTCGGCGGTGAAATCGAGCGCGGCCTCTATGGCGGCGACCATGTCCAGTAGTTCTTCCCTGATTTCCTGTATTTGACTGGAAAGACCTCCTTGCAGACGGTTAAAGGCGGCCTTCAAGCCCTTCCCTGTCTGCGCTTTTATCAGGTCATTAACAGCCTCGGCTTGCGCAAGATCCAGACGGTTGTTCAGAAAGGCCCGTTTTGTGAACTCACCGGGGGCTGCCGGACGGGCTCCTGCCCGGAGAACCGCCTCCAGCAGGGTTTGGGTGATAAGGGCGCCGCCGTGACAGCTTATTTCCAGGGTGTCTTCTCCGGTAAATGAATGCGGCCCCCGGAAGAGGGTTAGCAAAACCTCGTCGAGCAACTCCTTTGTCTCCGGGGACACTATTTGGCCGTGGTAAAGGTGATGAGAGTGAAAATTATGCGGGGGCAAGGGGCTGAAAATCTGGAGTGCAATGTTCTCCGCGTCCGGTCCGCTTATCCGGATTACGCTTATGCCGCCAACACCGGGGGGGGTCGCAATGGCGGCAATGGTGTCCCTGAACATCATGATTTTATTTGCCATTGTGTATATTAATAAACAGAGAAATTTGCATGCGCGCAATTCCCTGGATTGTTCCGCAACCTAAGCCTCTCTGCCCTTGAATATTTATTCCTCATCGCGCAGGTTTGTCGCAACGTCGTTTGCAGCGGCTTGTTCCTGCCTTGCCGGGACGATGACGATTTTGCGATACTCTCCCTCGCCGCGACTGATGGTCGTAAGCGCTTTGTCATTTTTCAAGGCAAGATGGATGATGCGGCGGTCGTGGGGGTTCATGGGGCCAAGCGTTACCGGCTTGCGTGTTTTTTTGACCTTTTTGGCGGTTTGCATGGCCGTTGTCAGCAGGGATTCTTCCCGCCTTTTTCGGTACTCCTCGGTGTCTATGACAATCCGTTTGCCGTCGTTTATGGAGTGGTGAACAGCCTTGTTCACTATATACTGAATGGCGTCGAGGTTCTGCCCCCCCTTGCCGATCAGCAGGCCATCCCCATCTCCTTGAATCTTAAGGATCACCATATCCGCTGCTTCCTGTAGCTTTACCCGGGCAGGGATATTCATTCTTGACAGTATTCCTTCGACAAGTTCCAGCGCTTTTATCGCTTCCGGTTGGGCGGGAGAGGGGGCATCCGAAAGGTCTGCGGGAGCAGTGTCTTTTGCGGCCGACCGTTTTTGGTTACAACCTCCATCAGAACTAACTGACGGGGAATTCCTTTCCGGATTACGTTTCTTTTTTGCAGCCTTGACTTCGGTTTTATTTTCCATTCTCTTTTCCCGTACCGTCGGGGAAGGGAAGGGCGCCAATGTTGGACTTGCGTTTACTGCGGGCGAAAGAACAGGCGCAAACGGAGGGGCGTCATTTATTAGATTATCAAGCTCCCGGTCGATATGCAGAACGCCGGCCCTGATCAGGGCCTTTTTGGAGCCAAATCCTAAAAAGCCTGGATTTCCCTCTGCAATTATCTCTATCTTCAGTTTTTCCCGTGTTGTCTGAAATTCCCTGCAAGCCTTTTCTATTGCTTCGTCTATTGTTTTGGCTTCAATATCAATCGCTTCCATCTTGTGACTCTATCTCCATTTTGAACATTAGCCACGCTCCCGAACCATCTTCCTCACGCCAGTTTTTTGTTGGTGTACATCTGCTGGCCGATGCTGATTACGTTATTGAGAAGCCAGTAAACAACGAGCCCCGAGGGGAAATTGAGGAACATGAAAGTGAAAATAATCGGCATAAACATCATTATTTTTGCCTGCATGGGGTCGGCGCCCGTCGGGGTCATCTTCTGCTGCATGAACATCGTTGCGCCCATAATCAGAGGCGTTATGTAGTAGGGATCCTTTGCGGAGAGATCCTGAATCCACCAGAAAAACGGGGCGTGGCGCAACTCGATCGCGTACAGCAGCGCCTTGTAGAGGCCGAAGAAAACGGGTATCTGCACGACCATCGGCAGGCAGCCGCCCATCGGGTTCACTTTATGGGTTTTGTAGAGAGCCATCGATTCCTGGCTGAGCCGGGCCTTGTCATTCTTGTATTTTTCACGCAATTCCGCCATTTTGGGCTGTAGCTTCTGCATCTCCTTCATTGATCGGTAGCTCTTGTTTCCCAGCGGCCAGAAGATCAGCTTGATCAGAATCGTGAGCAGGATAATCGCTATTCCGTAATTATGAATATATCCGTAGATGAACTTGAGGGTAAGCAGCATCGGAATGGCAAGCCATTTCAACCAGTCTCCAAAATCGATGGCGTTCTCCAGCTTGATGCCCTGTGCCTTCAACACATTGTAATCCTTGGGGCCGAGAAACAATTTGTACTTGAAGACGGACGGTTGCCCTGGCGGAACCACGTTCTTTGGCCCCAGCATACTTACAGAAACCAGATCGCCTTGAGTTTTAACCAGCCTCATGCTTGTCAAGGAAGGGTTTTGCGGGATCATCGCGGCAATGAAGTATTTGCTTTCGAAGCCTCCCCAGGAGACATAGGGCCCCATTGTTTTGTCCGCATCCATCTTCTTGACCGCGGGACGATCTATTTTATCGGCCACATAGGAAACCGGTCCATCGTGGCCGTAACTGTCGGTCGGCGCCTCCGGATCCACATACTGGTTCCAGGTGAGGGCCGCGTTTTCGTTGATTGGCGCATCCCGGAGGTTGTGCACCTTCACTTCCAGATCAAAGGCGTAGTTTTCGCGATTGAAGGTGAATATCTTGTCGATGCGCAGATCGCCGGGATAGGATTGCGTGAAGACGAGACTGCGGGTTGCTTCCCCTCTATTCAGATCAAGCAGACTGCCCTGCGCCTCAAAAAAGGCGTTATCCGGAATATTGATCGTTGAGTCCGGAAAAGTTACGGTAAAGGGCAGGGGCATTCCCTCAGTTACATGAACGAGCTCGATTGGCTGAGGCGCTTCATGAACCGGTTTTTTCTTGCCGATCAGCCCATAGAAGGTTTCGGCAATGTCTTTGGTGCCGGGAATAGATGTTTTGTACTGCTTCAACTGAAAGGATTTTAGCGCCGCGCCTCGGGTGGTGAAGACCGCCCGGTAAAGGGGGGTTTCCACGACAACGTCTCGTTCGGAGCCGGTGATTGCGGCTGCGGACGTTATCGTACCCGCCGCGGTGGCGGCGCTGTTGGCTGCGACTGCCGGCAGCACGCTCTTCGGAGCCGAAGCAGGGGCCTTTTTATCCGCACCGGATACGGCGGCGGACTGCTGCTGCACAGGCGGTTTGACCGGGGGCTTGGCGAAGAAATATTGGTACCCCATCAAAACAACAACCGAAAGAACAACGGCAAGAATGGTTTTCTTGTCCATTAAAACCTCCAAATTTATAACGTTATTTTCATTTTACCGGATCATACCCGCCGTGGTTCCACGGGTTGCAGCGGAGGATGCGCATGACGCCCATAAACATCCCCTTGAAAGGGCCGTAACGCTGCAAAGCAGTGATCGTGTATTCGGAACAGGTAGGGTAAAATCGACAGTTGGAACCGATAAGCGGCGAAATGGCTATCTGGTAGATACGCACCAGTATCACCAGCAGT
This DNA window, taken from Syntrophales bacterium, encodes the following:
- a CDS encoding TRAP transporter substrate-binding protein, whose protein sequence is MKKVVRVLLVCAFILGMTVTPALAKTVWNANSVWPPKNLHSVGLTDFAEKVKTATNGDLEVVVSTGGALGYKGPDLLKAVRDGLVPVSDMLISGVAGDEKSFQIVTLPFLVRNFDELRLLLDISRPYFDKSAKKWGQKILYVAPWPGAGLWTKKKITTLQELKGLKTRTYDKNGALVMEAVGATPFALPFSEVYTSLQTGLIDSVMTSTPTAVDGKFWEVLKYFEPLNITIATDMVTVNLKAFNKLPKAQQDLLVKIGRELEGTMWANVKTWDKEQEAISNKNGIETVKPSTKMVGELEKITEGIRADWLKGAPADGKKIYDEFMKRVKR
- the yidC gene encoding membrane protein insertase YidC; the encoded protein is MDKKTILAVVLSVVVLMGYQYFFAKPPVKPPVQQQSAAVSGADKKAPASAPKSVLPAVAANSAATAAGTITSAAAITGSERDVVVETPLYRAVFTTRGAALKSFQLKQYKTSIPGTKDIAETFYGLIGKKKPVHEAPQPIELVHVTEGMPLPFTVTFPDSTINIPDNAFFEAQGSLLDLNRGEATRSLVFTQSYPGDLRIDKIFTFNRENYAFDLEVKVHNLRDAPINENAALTWNQYVDPEAPTDSYGHDGPVSYVADKIDRPAVKKMDADKTMGPYVSWGGFESKYFIAAMIPQNPSLTSMRLVKTQGDLVSVSMLGPKNVVPPGQPSVFKYKLFLGPKDYNVLKAQGIKLENAIDFGDWLKWLAIPMLLTLKFIYGYIHNYGIAIILLTILIKLIFWPLGNKSYRSMKEMQKLQPKMAELREKYKNDKARLSQESMALYKTHKVNPMGGCLPMVVQIPVFFGLYKALLYAIELRHAPFFWWIQDLSAKDPYYITPLIMGATMFMQQKMTPTGADPMQAKIMMFMPIIFTFMFLNFPSGLVVYWLLNNVISIGQQMYTNKKLA
- a CDS encoding NRDE family protein, whose amino-acid sequence is MCLLLFAWRVHADYPLVLAANRDEFYERPSAPVDFWDDEPEILAGRDLKEGGTWLGITRTGRIAALTNYRDPASLKASAPSRGGLVSGYLRGDKNATSYLEGLALDAGKYNAFNLLLGDCSSLYYFSNRGSQKWLEPGIYGISNSLIDVPWPKVLLGKRKLAKLLAGKRKPTSEWLFELLSDHSRPPDDQLPETGVGVEWERVLSSLFIQSPSYGTRSSTVLLVDNNGRITFTERVFNEHGAPWMTTKTAFSSV
- the mnmE gene encoding tRNA uridine-5-carboxymethylaminomethyl(34) synthesis GTPase MnmE — encoded protein: MANKIMMFRDTIAAIATPPGVGGISVIRISGPDAENIALQIFSPLPPHNFHSHHLYHGQIVSPETKELLDEVLLTLFRGPHSFTGEDTLEISCHGGALITQTLLEAVLRAGARPAAPGEFTKRAFLNNRLDLAQAEAVNDLIKAQTGKGLKAAFNRLQGGLSSQIQEIREELLDMVAAIEAALDFTAEEGMGETADDHILKINRVIDKITSLVATYKRGKIERLGFGVVIAGAPNVGKSSLLNRLLGGKRAIVSSTPGTTRDFIEETADMEGIPVRLTDTAGLRVPQDDIEKEGIAFLWEKADSADAIIFLLDASREITTDDRELLKKISGKKVLLVFNKSDLPPRADEKSLTGLLPEGLSPALRISAKYGEGIDILTAAIRKLAVNTEAGEAPSATIAHSHQKTSLENAKECLSRAASGLVNGMPAEIVALEIREALDFIGEIVGKTSNEDILNRIFSKFCIGK
- a CDS encoding Jag N-terminal domain-containing protein: MEAIDIEAKTIDEAIEKACREFQTTREKLKIEIIAEGNPGFLGFGSKKALIRAGVLHIDRELDNLINDAPPFAPVLSPAVNASPTLAPFPSPTVREKRMENKTEVKAAKKKRNPERNSPSVSSDGGCNQKRSAAKDTAPADLSDAPSPAQPEAIKALELVEGILSRMNIPARVKLQEAADMVILKIQGDGDGLLIGKGGQNLDAIQYIVNKAVHHSINDGKRIVIDTEEYRKRREESLLTTAMQTAKKVKKTRKPVTLGPMNPHDRRIIHLALKNDKALTTISRGEGEYRKIVIVPARQEQAAANDVATNLRDEE
- a CDS encoding NAD-dependent deacylase translates to MLDQVQEKILDSVAKMIVNAKRVVCFTGAGVSTESGIPDFRSPGGIWTKFDPDDFTIDKFMKSPQTRQKQWELLLSGGLLTDASPNRAHRAIAELEKSGKLACIITQNIDGLHQKAGNDPARVFELHGNARTALCVDCRTRYPIEEILSMNPDRKEAPVCKQCGGILKPDVIFFGEALPEEALRQAAFHAGCCDLFIVVGSSLVVYPAASLPQHAKAGGAKMVIINFTPTPLDELADLVIHCAAGEALERIIAASGLSSFANHQL
- a CDS encoding diadenylate cyclase, encoding MGRNCLTREITLFHMKGTQTGFAMLEYALKIIKMIRLLDILDIAIISFMISAILIWFKDRASRFVFFGITLLGAIYIIARFFELYLTTVFLQSFFAILLFVLVVIFQEDLRRFFERLAMLGHFRKMFSPAASFNESTDILAETAADFARKKIGALIVIQGKDPLDRHLTGGNELAGVISKALLDSVFDPHSSGHDGAVLVEGNRVMRFGCHLPLSANASTQGNLGLRHTAALGLSERSDAICIVVSEESGDISLASGEKIRKIANASALRVELEAFFEKNGALSRQKPFLRWLKENTREKVLAIVLACILWVVFGYQREIIRREFAVPIEYLNAPMELVIEEPKIAEANVMLMGHAQALQLLNPADLKISLDLEKIRPGKQEILLTGKMVKNAPNLSVTSISPERVIVSTSRLLPVSVPIEAITDNKPPAGIEVESITVTPREARVLIPKTLSGKRVRIITDPVDLSQLDVQRAFTPSLRYPKDIRFVSGKPPVVRVVIKTRHVAPGTSR
- a CDS encoding TRAP transporter small permease, which gives rise to MKKIITAIDRVSGFSGGISGLLVAIALIIVVAEIVTRSVLGKTIYISDEYSGYLMSMLTFMGLAYTLRERGHIRVLVMTHLLRGKRRVIYNMVCSLAGFLFCMALTRYTFVFFWDSVVNKTQSMQITESYLAIPQIFLPLGSFLFMLQFLSEFLKGIAILKNNTEGLVILEETDELGR
- the yidD gene encoding membrane protein insertion efficiency factor YidD; amino-acid sequence: MSKKNIFSVTFGKLLVILVRIYQIAISPLIGSNCRFYPTCSEYTITALQRYGPFKGMFMGVMRILRCNPWNHGGYDPVK